From a region of the Odoribacter splanchnicus DSM 20712 genome:
- a CDS encoding DUF4493 domain-containing protein: protein MRKVYYILLCCVWLGQVACQDKGTEVGGQGRIRLSITDRVISKALPDALSPELTDRFQVEMIRLEDNRLVFGGTCADFNARSQLFRSGEHTIQVSYGDNPLLAMDAPYYVSEKETVIVESGTEQEVVLQCRVGNAVASFEFLNADKLDKMLKNYYIELVVGGETLKWNPGSSEHPYIKAGSEVEFYLKGTWIENGLPYARKFANVMPVEVGKRYHYKLKFDTSNLTGIILDIEVEAAVETITVNETLPQEWLPKPKITAEGFDENNLLTYTETEEAKTAVISYAAVRPVQDVEITLNFADPNLSALNKTYLLSTITEEDRQALQNAAIVLPTLDQVATMGKIDFTEMTSSLLTKDGGLDADNQFQVRIKANERWSDKADYTVKTIKPVFSIGVYPGNIWTKEFTANPLVADSVKTGDFTKFSDITYEFSTDGTNWTTLAADLRKDELTPGSTYYVRPKYRGQVPGKVTSFRTYEALAIPNSNLDEGYETSYPKSGNPLYTFNGGWIGTRNPLTCHSNGVNAFYVSKSSTLPITDNGSTVAHMMTIGWGQGNSCSFGNKSGSVIKNISSGIVCVGEYDSGQDSIYAKSAYVRPTSMTFVYKASPYGDDEYLISIQLINITDGLETVIGRAEIKSNNTQSDYITQNLDVVYNEQFVQLPISHVRLIFKAGTKEDRDHLEDKFSKEGSGSFYSNYYLKGSQFWLDSFVLNYNK, encoded by the coding sequence ATGCGTAAAGTCTATTATATACTCTTATGTTGTGTCTGGCTTGGTCAAGTAGCTTGCCAGGACAAGGGAACGGAGGTCGGAGGACAGGGCCGGATCCGCCTGTCTATAACGGACCGGGTCATAAGTAAAGCTCTGCCTGATGCTTTGAGTCCTGAATTGACCGATCGGTTTCAGGTAGAAATGATTCGCCTGGAGGATAACCGCTTGGTATTCGGAGGTACTTGTGCCGATTTTAATGCAAGATCACAATTGTTCAGAAGTGGCGAACATACCATACAGGTATCTTATGGAGATAACCCTCTGCTGGCTATGGATGCGCCTTATTATGTTTCAGAAAAGGAAACTGTCATAGTAGAGTCCGGAACAGAACAGGAGGTCGTATTACAGTGTCGGGTAGGGAATGCTGTTGCTTCTTTTGAGTTTTTAAATGCAGATAAACTCGATAAAATGTTGAAGAATTATTATATCGAGCTGGTTGTAGGGGGCGAAACTCTGAAATGGAATCCGGGGAGTAGCGAACATCCATACATAAAAGCCGGTAGTGAGGTGGAATTTTATTTAAAAGGTACCTGGATCGAGAATGGTTTACCTTATGCCCGGAAATTTGCTAATGTGATGCCGGTAGAAGTAGGGAAAAGGTATCATTATAAATTGAAATTCGATACGTCGAATTTGACAGGGATCATCTTAGATATAGAGGTGGAAGCTGCTGTAGAAACAATTACAGTAAATGAAACTTTGCCACAGGAGTGGCTACCGAAACCGAAAATCACCGCAGAAGGATTCGATGAAAATAATCTCCTGACTTATACCGAAACTGAAGAGGCTAAAACTGCCGTTATTAGCTATGCTGCCGTTCGGCCGGTACAAGATGTCGAGATAACCTTGAATTTTGCCGATCCTAATCTTTCCGCTTTAAATAAGACTTATCTTTTGTCGACAATAACAGAGGAAGATCGGCAAGCTTTGCAAAATGCTGCTATTGTTCTGCCGACTTTAGATCAAGTTGCTACTATGGGAAAAATTGATTTCACGGAAATGACTTCTTCCTTGTTGACAAAAGATGGAGGTTTAGATGCTGACAATCAGTTTCAGGTAAGGATAAAAGCCAACGAACGTTGGAGTGATAAAGCGGATTATACCGTTAAGACGATTAAGCCTGTATTTTCTATTGGCGTATATCCGGGAAATATCTGGACCAAAGAATTTACAGCAAATCCTTTGGTGGCTGATAGTGTGAAAACCGGAGATTTTACTAAATTTAGTGATATCACCTATGAATTTAGTACGGACGGAACCAATTGGACTACTTTAGCTGCTGATTTGCGGAAGGATGAATTGACACCAGGGAGCACTTATTATGTAAGGCCTAAATACCGGGGACAGGTACCGGGGAAAGTGACGAGTTTTCGTACATATGAAGCTTTGGCTATCCCCAATTCAAATTTGGATGAAGGATATGAAACCAGTTATCCTAAAAGCGGAAACCCTTTATATACTTTTAATGGGGGATGGATTGGAACGAGAAATCCGTTGACTTGTCATTCAAATGGTGTAAATGCTTTCTATGTTTCAAAATCCAGTACTTTACCGATAACTGATAACGGTAGTACGGTCGCCCATATGATGACTATTGGGTGGGGGCAGGGTAATTCTTGTAGTTTTGGAAATAAAAGCGGAAGCGTTATTAAAAATATTTCTTCAGGAATAGTATGTGTCGGAGAGTATGATTCCGGACAAGATTCGATATACGCCAAAAGTGCTTATGTCAGACCGACTTCCATGACTTTTGTGTATAAAGCTTCTCCTTATGGTGACGATGAATATTTGATTAGTATTCAGTTAATTAACATTACAGACGGTTTGGAGACTGTTATAGGTAGAGCGGAAATAAAGTCGAATAATACTCAATCTGACTACATAACCCAAAATTTAGATGTCGTTTATAATGAGCAATTTGTTCAGTTACCCATATCACATGTCAGATTAATTTTTAAAGCCGGAACGAAAGAAGACCGGGATCATTTGGAGGATAAATTTAGTAAAGAGGGTAGTGGATCATTCTATTCCAACTATTATTTGAAAGGTTCGCAGTTTTGGTTGGATTCTTTTGTATTGAATTATAATAAATAG